DNA from Ptychodera flava strain L36383 chromosome 15, AS_Pfla_20210202, whole genome shotgun sequence:
GTTTACAACTCAAGTCCAGTGAATAAAAGCGGAATGGCTGGAGAATCCGAGATGATGTGTTGTTTACATATGCTTTCGCAAAGGTATTCCACGTAAAAGGGAAACAAGCTGAAGAAAAACGAGATCATATTAGCCTTTTGAATAGTTTTCTGTGTTTAGGGCAAATCTACCCTATGTTATCTCTGCCATCACTGGTCACACTCCAGATACTTACTAACTGGCCATCGGATAAATCCAGATTTGCTATCCAGTCAATGTTATCCAGGTTACTATTGAGCTGTGCAAGGCATTTAGCCAGCATTGGGAAGAGGCCCGCCACAAACTTGTGGTGTGTTGCTTCAATCTTCAGTCCCTCACCGACTGTAGGCTGCTGTAGACGATTTATGATGGTATCTTTGTTCTTGATCACTGACTGCAGGTGGTTGCTGAGTTCATTCAGTTTGCCAATTCTTCTCTCTGCAGATTCACAACGACAATCAGTTTTTATGTAAAAGACAAACATTTTAACATTCCTACTGAGAGACTGAATAGACTTGACTAACTGCAAAAGTGTTTGACACTTGCTCAAAAGCGTTTGTTTTGCGTAGTCAGTATTCGATACCATAAGGTACCACAGTAGGAAAACTGATCTACTTTCCTTTCATCTGACACCAAAGAAAAGTGATCAGATCTATATATCATGAAGATTTCCAATGAGTAAAGTAGCCAAGTCAGCGAAGGTGTGCAAGAATTTTGGAATATTTCTGGAAGGAATTTCTGCCATGATCACTTTCTTAGCTTTGTAACAATAACtatgaaatgcaaatttcaatgtGGGTATTGGGACTTTAAAAATATCAGGGCTGTTTGTGTCAGTAGGATAATTACCAAGGGTGTTGTCATTAAGACTTATACCTACAACAGAAGTTGAACCATAATTTGTGTTACAAATGATAATTATGTTAAGTCATCTCCTCAAAGAGGATTGCTTTGCattctttttgtcatttttgtgcaAAACACAATCATACtctatatatataacatattcACAATCATACTCTAAACTCACCGAGAATATCTAAATGAGTAATATCCTTTGTTGCTTTGTCCATGATTATTTGATTAACTTCTAGGTCAACCTGTGGGAAAGATGGATTTTTTCTAAATCAACGAACAACAGCTAGTACATACAAGTAAAATGAAGGCCTAACAGTACAATAATTTACATTGACGAATGTGAACATCAATCTAGTTCCATGCAAAACATCAGTTACAATCATTTTGCTGcattagttttgatatttgcaaGGTACTTTGTGAACAAACGCTGGAGCTGCAAATACAAAAACCGATGCTTTTCTCCAGAAGCATAATTGCTTGAATACTTCTCTTTAATCCAAATTATATTCCCCTTAAACACATGTGACATGTCCCTCATGTATGCCGTCGTGAGATATTGTTATTTATGTAGCGGTAGTATAGATATAGGGGCATTGTGCACCATGATTGCTGCCAATGATGTAACActaaatattgatttaattCACTAACTGCCTAGCCACTGTGACAAAATAGCTTCAAATCTGAAGAAAGATGTGCAAAGCTGGTGGACTGTCAACTAGTTTTGCCTCCAGATTACAAACTGTGCTTGCACTTATATTATATTAATGAAGTTGGAATGATTTGTGTAGGCGCCTCAACAGGTTTTAGTTTTTGCTCCTTGATTTTGACCTTTCTTTTTTCTGAACAATAAACATTCCGTGCGTCCATACAAGGTtaacttaaatttgcataatttataatGGTACCCCTCGATCAGAACCAAATCCCCACCAAGTTTTCAAGCAGAAGGGGACATTCCCTCCTTGTGGCAGAAACCTAGAGAAAACACTGCACACACTTCCCTTTCATCTCATCAGTTTGCCTTTGCTATTGGTTAAGTataaaaacatcatttttaaaatcttcACAGTTGTGTTCTCATTGAATTAGTACTGATTTTAACAGTATGATGGGACCCTTGAGAACTAGGACTGAGGGGAATAGTAAAGTTTAAACGCAATCAAAACTTATGAATCCTATGAAGTTACttgaattaaaaacaaaagctcTATACAATGGTGACTTTTAACTATAAACAATAATTTGCACCTTGTATAGCTGTTTCCGTTTGTTTTCAATTCCTTTCAAAACTTGAATCAGATGCAGTGATGGGGAATTTTCTTTGACCTCCATTGCAACTGCAGCGATTTCATTTTCTCTTCTCTGCAATGACATGAAAAGCAAACACATTGGTTAAATTACTTACAAAACACTGAGGAACAGTGATGTGGGATCAACTTGCTGTGGGTACTTGATGGATACCGCCTCAAAGGAGACGAAAAAACGTTGTAAAACTCTGCACAGGCTTTGGATGGCAAACAATTTTCAAGCAATGGAAGTGTCCTGCATCAAATATGCGAAATTAACATACCATGCAATGCACCTCTCAATCAGTAACAATATGTTTGTTTGAGATACATATTACAAGCCACTAGGTAAATGTGGCTTTCATGATTGTGATACCGTGCTATCTTCATCCAAAAATTTCACAACGAAGCCcttaaagttgaatataacgcTGCAATTTATGGTTTAATCACATTCACCTGTCTTCTAAAATTCTGCTCTGCACCTAcccgccccatagacgtgtgcaCACATGTCTGAGAAGAAGGGGCATACTTACACCCGGGACTTCCACACGTCTATGGGGTGCGTAGGCGCAGAGCAGAATTTTAGGACAGGTGACTGTGGTTCAATCTGCCCGACGTGTCTGCACACGATGCTCACGGCCCGGCTGAAGAAAgaatgaattttagtttttacgACGGAAATGAGCGGAACATTATAAAAAAGCAAATCACATTTCAAATTAAGTGGCATTGGAAGAAAATCTGTAAACCATCATCGATGCAATATATCACTTCCATACTGTGAAAGGTTCATATTGTCACGGCTGGACATTCAAGAGAAGGcgatgtcattttgtaaacatttcaaaatccgACAGCTTTCCATACCCGACGTAAATGTCCAGTCCTTTCTGCTAAAGATAAAACATTTCCAAGTGCCCCTAATGACTTCTCCTCTGAAATCCATGGGTTTGGTGCTCCTAGGAAACTTTCAGTCATGATTAAGTCGGTTACAACCCACTTACACTTCAAACTTCCGCGCCAGGTTCGGCAGACattccatgtagccgacaatgagatgcaaatgatatgcggtcaaggtcccctcgactaactttcaggTTCGGCAGACATTCCTATGACCCCGTCAGCTGACCCCGGTCAACCGGTACCCACAATGCACTGGAAAAAACTAGCCTGGCCCTGCATCTGCCTCTGAAACAGTATGTCCAGATAGAAAGAAATCCgtcgtacatgtacatgacgcGGCCAGGATAACTCTCACAGGTGATGTGACAGGTAAACGACGAAACTACGCACGGATAACCCGTGATGAAACTAATTCTGAACATACAGATACTTTCTTCGTGTTCAGTTGCACTTGCAAGCTGCAGTGCAGTCAGTATGTATAGCTGCAGTAcggtagctcgaggttttgcctgggtaccGGGGTACAACCCAGTGTTTGGGTTTTGTATTtgggttttgccgtccgacccaaatacccaggcaaaacctcgagctactcatggatgtaaataatttttacatccatgagctactgtactgcagctacagtGAGTGGTGAGGGCGATGTAAAATGTTGTTTCGTGGTGTCTTTGCCCCGGGTACGGTAGAGCCAGGACCTTTCAAGAGTCGTTTCGGTACCGCTCTATTTACCAGAGGCTATAGCTACAGCTACCTGGGGGAACTTCTGCCGGGagcacacagccctgccatgcagagctatagcCGCCGATGCAGccaaagtttgaaagcggtgccGAAGCGGCACAAcaaaagtcacacaaaatgcacacaAAAGTACTGGCCAGaataatagcgttgatcgcgatttcgggtttgtttactaaatatatctgcacgcgcgcgactttcggacaaacatgctgaaattcggaaaaattttgtcgttgtatcgCGGCTGTTGtcgcagcttgtagtctcagtcatcaattcatacgaataagtgtgacgcgaAATAGCCTTTCTAACACTGGCAGGTTTTATTTCGTCGTTTattgcggaaaatgcggacaaatgttatttatgcatattaatgagagagaacagtgacgtcatttgcgatcagcgctattgcagAACTCAACGCTCACGAATATCACGGGTCAGTTTGCGAGTATCATAATACTCAATTTTTTTGGctttgatttcttttgtattccaTTTGATTGTGCTAATTTTTGAAGATTATTCAAAATGTCTTTGTCTACTAGGTTACAAATTTTCCTCGGGATCTGAAATTTAGCTTAAAATCATTAAATTCTAGTTTGCATGTGGCCAATTATGACACAAAATTCCCAGTGATATTCACTCAATACCAAAGTCTTCAAGCTCATATTCGTCTCCGAATCACGTTTTGGAAATTGTTGTCAGTTATCACTGAGCTTGCTGACTGTACCTGGTACGTCTCTTTCGGTTGGATAAAGGTCATGACCTGAGATGCCGTCTATAAACTTGcctgagagaaaaaaatacttTACTGAATAATATATGTGATCATTTCAGCGCAACGGGTAAACCACATTCAAGAGCCTGCCTACGGACGGtcaaattaatattttgaatacaactAGTTCTTTTTTTACTGCAGTTCAAGCACATTTGTCCATTTTTCTATTGGTAGAAATGCATGGCACTCATTCAATTCAAAACTAATTGCATATgtgagaaattttcaaaataattcctGTTTAGCAACACTTAATCCTCTAATACAGCTTTCAACTGGCATTTTCTGTCCTGTCACTATGTtagtctttttcgttttatgtaagCTTTTGAAACcaccaaataataataataactataataataataatacacagAACCAGCTCTGACGACACAAGCCAAGTGACTTGGCAGCCAGTCTATTCAGCTTTCTAAAAGGTTGGTATGGTATGGTAAAACAAGGTTCTTTTacaagttaaagctaaaaatgTCTTGTAGATTATATGGGGAATGTCTACTTCacatgcgcaatgaactatgcaaattttctgACCTGCTCCGCCACAGGATGGAGATAATGTTTGAGCTCGGAGGTGGGTTGCAATATACTTATAAAtctgtagactgaaagattccgtcgtgtgcgggcgctcctgcgcactgcgacctacgaccctttatgtcgtaggtcgcagtgcgccggagcgcccgcacgtgacggaatctttcagtctagtaaATGTGGTATTCTCGGTGAAGGGAAGCCCCGGGGGAAACAAAGGTCAGTGAACAGGGTAACAGTAGTGATGACTCTTTCTGTTTTCCATCGCAAAATATTGGCGAAAAGATACCACGCCACCATTTTTAGCATCCAGTTCACCATAGACACTGCACTAGTCTGCAGACTAGTGCAGtggtagctgcagtacagtaaatcgaggttttgcctgggtatttgagTTGGATGACAAAACCAGACCCAAATATCCAGGCAGAACCTCGAGCTCCTGTACTACAGCTAGTGCAGTGGATGCAAGATGCTTTCTATTATTATGGTCCATGGAGCTCAAGGTACCAAAAGATCCTCCATGCTGTGACTGAACTTCAAGCCACTAGTAAAATGGGCACTGAGCTGCTGATACTGATTGAAAATCATCCTTCAATTTATTTGAACCACTCACTGCTTTCACGTTTTTCTTACTGCAATATTCAGCTCCAATTGAACATGAAGAGACTTGCAGTCTGTATGTTGAATGTCTCAGAAGCCAGAAATACAGAAATTGTAGAAAACATTGCGAGAGCTGCAGTAAACTACAGTGCTACCCAAGAGCTACAACAGAGAGCAGGTAATTAATATGTGAGAGTTGCTTGTGGTTCGTTAAACAGTAAGGGCAGCTGGATGCATATTTGGATATGATTCTCATATCCACCATAAAACTTAAATGATCTAGCCAACTTTCTTTGTGAAAAAGTAGGTAGCGGCTCTCGCCGTGTATCAAACCACAAGCGAATGTAGTTTATCAGACACACATGCACAGCTTCACAGCACATCAGCAGTGTCATGAAAGAAAAGATCTTTCATGGACAACATGTACCCGGGGTATATTTCCTGCCCCCATACAGATACCTTCTCATTAAAACAACTAAACATTAGTCGATAACATATCCCTTACATGCAAAACAacagtaaaaattccctaaattTGTCAAGAAAATCCCTAACGATGGTGTGTACGGGTAGACATGTTCATGCACACccctatatttatttatttgtttatttatttatttatccagTACACAGTGGGCACTATCAGAGAGTGCAGCAAGGCAAAATGATGCATTACAAATAACgtacatttgatcaaaacattTAATATCAAACcataacaaacatttttgttgttACACGGAAATGGGGGAATGGAGGTAGAGGTAGCAGAGCTACCATACCGGTACGACAGGTAACAGAAGTACTGTGTAGGAAAATTGCGAGTGGCAATGCAATAAAGTTCATTGTGTTTATATACCCTAGTTTTCTTAGCTTCAGCTGTGATGAAAATAACAAATACCATCCACTATCTATTTGATGCCTCTCATCTCAGTGTTTAGAACTTAGAAGACAGGTCTTTGTGATTCTTGTTTCCTTTAtaccggatttttctgagagtacgcccaCTCGAAAAACACGCCCATGGGCGGTTATTTGGGGGATGGGCcgttattaaaaattttaaatttcatctcaacctttgtctacggcatttcaacttgactccccttgaaaaaaaatatgttcgcaaaggtcaaaaagttttatatagcgtacaaaataaaacaagttaCACTTCTAAGATAATTACTTCGGCGATATATGTCCGTATCCCCTATTTACGCTACTAAAATGCAGGTGGAATGATCCAGAAGAACGCAAAGTCAACGTTAGAGTTTGCCACACAATgccgacaatgattgacagatgaagcaggagccaggaattttccattctgcacgatggggatcatgaaataaataaaatgactatcataaaaaataactctgtttcattatttttttatttaatgtacatcattacttttcaggtttttttcgctttgatacaaaaatctgatgattttcttcgcgtaaatttgttgcattcacaaacgtaACAGTAGTAGTAATCCCTAGTAGAAATGGTATGATCCACAATTGTTTACGATtcaataatcgtaaacaattgTGGACATGGACCTCTTTGCGTGCAATAAAtgtgaaacactgtatctattttCACACGTTCGACTACTTTGATTAACTTGTCACACTTACAACTAGGTCAACCTCAGAACACGTGCACACGTCAAAATCTGATCGATGATTTTCTTCGCttaaatttgaatgcgttcgacaaaccatggaggtagtagagaaggagtcacaactgagataattacgtttattactattgtgcaccattgtttaacacccctttcccgccatctgcgttgccgacggtaccttcgcaaccgaaccgagtgaaattaacctgggtttgctcatgcgactcagtttctccacagtgtcataacgcatgcgcaaagactgtatttgcgtagcttgggtcaagtgcgtcatgatagtgtgagaaccgacacgttccgtccacgaaaagtgaagttacaaggaattttaagttttcattctcaaaatcttggtaattttaacgtcgttttttatatactttacattcgatcgcaggaacctttcctgttagaatgaaagttctgatcacgaacttttcaatcatgtactgagtatggtgcagcggactgcagcactgccgtgagcGTGGGTTAAACTTGTAGCGTTTCCCGGGTGTTTAATGACGCGACGCGACGCCGGCGACGCCATAGGCGACgctgcgacgctttgtttcaatgcatcgtacgtgtgtttttatatcgcgaccattcattaaagtcatggacgtagcagttaaaagctatgctttcttaTTTAACCTTGAATATTATTAAAgccagtacaacatgataaaacacggcaagaccaagaactggatttggaaaaagttggcgtgttaacaatgctgctctacgatgtatggcatttttttttgtaatcgcaagctatcatcaactcagtctccgcgcctttgcagatacaaaagctcccttcctcaattatctgttcctcgacctctttaacatcgtgtacatcaaaatcagtggaacgactcgaacttcccgacgcgacgcttggacacgtgacgccatgtttgaagatctgtcaactGCCGAGGGACGGCCGAAACACCCGAACAACCCCGAACGAACTTAATCTTGATAACTCCTTGATTTTTTAGATAATAATTGGCGGTAAATTTTTACCGAATTACGGCCCTGGGCCGTTATTTAGCTACAGGTGTGAAGCAGACAATGTAGCCATTTTCTGTTTAACGGCCCTGGGCGTACTCTGTGTTCCTTATACTTTAATACGTCAAGTATTTTCTTGTTGTAAGTCTTTTTGTTTACTAGACATTTCCATGTGAAATCTGTTTTGATGTGTCTTgacctccatgaaaagaggttTATTGTAAAAACGTAcattgagttatcaaaaataataataacgaTAATTCCATTTAATCCTATCATATGGAATTTTTGGGCTTCTTTCTCTTCCCAATTCAATTTCCAAGTTGTGATCACTTATCTAAAATTTTAGGAGACTATGCCTTATGATGTAACTTTAATATGATAGAATATTAatgatattaataataatatgtaATAGGCTatataatatgaaatattgggagTAATTCACCCCATATTGGCCCataatataataattttttttttatcacataTTGTGTGAAACGAAGAAAATATTGTCAGTAGGGTAGAATGCGCGTCACAGACAGTCAGATACACAATCTTTTACGTACTTTTCTGGTGTACCACTTATGGGGACTCATTTTTGAGCTCCATgagagagaaaaatattttattgtcatagtttttcaaaattcatcgGAAAAGGGTTCACACATGGATAGGGCACctgttttgaatttgaaatgacaACCAATATTTggttgtttctccagtacccaTATTGTTGAACAGCAACccttgattttttattcttgatttttaaaggcTATGGTATAAAGTTTTCATATGGAATGTTTTAGCAAAAATATTAGGCTTTCAATTTCGTGGTTTTTACTACCTTAATTGAAATGTGTTTATTATTGTAAGAAGCTTCAAAATTACATTGCAATCATCGTTATCTACAACTTACAAGCAAAGAGTGTACCTGTTGCTCCTAATTCTTTcaacaaattcaatattttgactGTCGcttgtaaattttataaattgacACATTTTTAagatcaaacatttttttaaaatacagatttgtaaattttataaacCTTTGGTTTTAAATTTCCAGCTTAcaagcaaaaattcaaaattcactaATAGTTTTGTGACTCAATTAGTAAATTAAATTAACAAGGTGAAGTATTTGTAGAAGACAGAGGAAAGAGATACAGCCATACACAATGGTAAATTCAACTTAACATTAATAaacttgcttgttttttcagatGAACAGACTGAAGCGACTGTtctgaatattttcaatgactttGACTACAACCGCTCTGTGCTTACCATAGCAGCACCAACTTGTCACCTAGGCAACAGCCTGTATCGTGCCTGTAAGAAGGCATATGAGTTGGTTGATTTGTCAGATCATTCAGGAGGACACCCAAGACTTGGGTCTGTTGATTTGGTGCCGATACATCCACTCTCCGATGATGTGACGCTTGATGAATGTGGTGAAATAGCAAGAGGTAGGAAGtagtatttttcacatcccatAGTAGATGCAGCATTATAGGCTTTCTACTGGTAAAGTTGGTACTTTGATTGTGTGTAGAAGGAAAGTGACAGCAATAAGTTACGGTGGACGCAATGATATAcagatacatatacatgtagtttaaaAGTAGTGTTAggccgaaaaaaaaaaaatatgtgctgttcagATTACCCGACCTACCTCAATTTTAtccccccgaccctagactttttagagcttcgtaaacccggaagtacaaataatgatatgaaaaacgtgaaacgcatgaaactaattttagttcgattttgatactttttgaactaCTGTACTTCAATAAAATACTGTTGAAACAAAGTCCCTCGGGACTGTggttgaaacaataccacgcgtaaatttccgtacgctgattttgcatatgaaagcctatcagccagttgagagttacgttcacaaaagttcattgccctaagctagcccgataaggtttctgtgtcacatcgtctctgtacgattgagaaaaggagacaaactgaaggttttgtgcatcatatgaatgtccataacactctgaaaataattctgatagcaaaattgacacaaaaaattggactttactgtcacagaaacgtgttcagtgcagactgcacaagcattgaagcaagctgtggtgtcaatgggcccggtttttgaaatcagtgaacagacactgactcatttttcggagcaaataaaccctaaaattaactgtcggtgacaaccaacctttctgtttgttattttccccattctaaaatgactgaaaaaaagcaactggagcaaatctgacatcgagaaaaactcgaCTCTGCATACAATTCAAAACAAGGGATCTAGccctctaagttgttcgttttagctctactgagtctgcgcacaaaactacaagaccagctaggtcactagaaaaatacagctcactggtttgcaaagggcaatgttgatccaaacttacagtagtgagggatgatatacgcacagtaaaaatgtgacaaacaagcacattatttttttcagaagctacaaaacattcttttataactacaatagatttttttcttggtttgtgtagtgcagacagttcagtaaaaaatgaaaaaatcccttgaagcattacgggaaagctccattaacttaggaatacccgacttccctagaggatcaatttcacagaccggcCTTTCcaacaatggcactacaatggcaccagctggattagataaacataacaatggaacattcacaccttggggattaaaagtcttctgtttgtcacccgagttggtcaggcaagaactctggtttcaggtaccatgcaagttaatgcagccttcccctaatggGTAGAGTGGAAATGGCtggctgttgttaattttgatgtttgaatgtacattaagccctatgaaagcaaacttacagaatatgtgcaaacaaacatacagaatatttaagcatgagggaatatgctacaatttttagggatattaaagcttatgaatattaatgagccatccgccactcttggaagccctatacattcacaacagtgatacccaaatttgttgacttttgaaaaaatcttatagaggatggtgtttggagccagcagcttggattgtgtaagcaagtgatttatggcttgtagtatgtatatcacaagtgacattactgcaacattaaaacttacatataagatgtcattaaatgtttcagttaaatccccccaaaaattttaa
Protein-coding regions in this window:
- the LOC139150983 gene encoding HAUS augmin-like complex subunit 2 isoform X1; this translates as MTESFLGAPNPWISEEKSLGALGNVLSLAERTGHLRRRRENEIAAVAMEVKENSPSLHLIQVLKGIENKRKQLYKVDLEVNQIIMDKATKDITHLDILERRIGKLNELSNHLQSVIKNKDTIINRLQQPTVGEGLKIEATHHKFVAGLFPMLAKCLAQLNSNLDNIDWIANLDLSDGQLDRVLNEITTTLAQLQSSCQTMLQMRDVVGDLHRTRLQLDSTMAGN
- the LOC139150983 gene encoding HAUS augmin-like complex subunit 2 isoform X2, with translation MTESFLGAPNPWISEEKSLGALGNVLSLAERTGHLRRVDLEVNQIIMDKATKDITHLDILERRIGKLNELSNHLQSVIKNKDTIINRLQQPTVGEGLKIEATHHKFVAGLFPMLAKCLAQLNSNLDNIDWIANLDLSDGQLDRVLNEITTTLAQLQSSCQTMLQMRDVVGDLHRTRLQLDSTMAGN